TTTGTCATACTTAAATTTGGCGGAGACTCAAGTTATGTTTATATCATCTCAGAATTTGATTCTTGAGGGAAACACAGTACACGCTGACCCAGAGTTTGTGCTTGATGTACCTATGCTAGAACGCATTGTAATTCATGAATTTGTTCAAGTTGTTAGGTTTGTCAAGTATCCAATTAGATTGTCTGCTGCACATATTGAAATTTGGGATTTTTGTATTGGAGAAactgattttaatttttagccAAATTCCACAACTATTTCAAGGGCTTTCAAGTATTAAGTCTATTCGCCTGTCAAATGGCCTTGATATCTTCAGTGCCCTCAATTACTTGGGTGCAAATGTAAATATTTGGTCGAGTTTTCATAATCTGACTCATCTTATCATGGATTTAACTGAAGGTTGCGAATACTACAAAGGTGATCAAGATCCAATACCCGTGTACTTGTTAAGTAAGCTCAAGTGCATAGAAATATTGGAGGAGGTGGAGGGCAATGAGGAGAATTCATGTATTCCAAAATTGGTAGATTACATTCTTAGTAAGGAAAATGTCTTAAAGAGGCTTTATATTTCCTCTTTTCGCAActttgatgatggtgatgactGTAGAAGACGTCAACTATGGGGGGAATACGAGATATATAACATGTTGGTCAGGGTTCCAAAGAGTTCCCTACCTAATGAGGTAGAGTTTGTTGGACATTACATCCGTGTGTCCCGTCATGATAAGTCTCAAACTGGATTGATTGTTACCTTCAAATATTAGAATCCTGCATGATTACATCTGGTTACACATCTGACAATCCAAGAATGGAAGGCAAGTCTTAAACTCATGAATAAATGCATCAGCATATATCAATTCCTGCTCTCTATGAATTCTCATGAATGGTTGCTGTCAACCttagtttttttatttgctTATTGACTTGCAATGCATCTATAGTCTGTTGATCCCTTCCTGGTTCCTGCTCAACAAGTGGATTACTTTTAAGTGTTCGTGTTCAATAGTAATTAACCAGTGCTAAAGACTTCCATTACTTTTAAACATTGTGTTGCACCTAAAATTCTAACATTGTGTTGCACCTAAAATTCTATGTGTGTATTTAAATAAGATCACATATAAGATATGACATAGTCTGTACTCTGTAGTATGCGTAGTTAGCTGCAAACTAGAAGCCTCTTAAGTCTTAAAAAACTAGTGCAACACTCTAGGTTATGAATATAAATGGTTTTTGTGTTGCTGATCTGCCTCTTTAACAAAATCTTTGGATCTGCTAATCGGCTATTTCTGATACTCAAGTCTCCCTAATACTCCCTTTAGCCATTTAATCAGGCCCGGTCCTGATTTTTTAGAGGCCCTAGGCGAAATAAGGGATTAGGGTCCCTTCCAAAATGATATGTCTTACAGTTACTGAAATATATCGTTTCGC
This Spinacia oleracea cultivar Varoflay chromosome 6, BTI_SOV_V1, whole genome shotgun sequence DNA region includes the following protein-coding sequences:
- the LOC110787873 gene encoding uncharacterized protein isoform X3 codes for the protein MDPSLLFAESVKFEGCEYYKGDQDPIPVYLLSKLKCIEILEEVEGNEENSCIPKLVDYILSKENVLKRLYISSFRNFDDGDDCRRRQLWGEYEIYNMLVRVPKSSLPNEVEFVGHYIRVSRHDKSQTGLIVTFKY